Proteins encoded within one genomic window of Cucumis sativus cultivar 9930 chromosome 3, Cucumber_9930_V3, whole genome shotgun sequence:
- the LOC101203314 gene encoding transcription termination factor MTERF4, chloroplastic, which produces MTALSFLRPRKSAICSLVFGISPQVFEKFGLFCPKIVKSFLNPCAHQSHIQSFWRVFPLGVLYSTQSSKLPEYEMPTVTWGAVQGRKEKLVSRVIICDYLKSLGIVPDELEHLELPSTVEVMRERVEFLQKLGLTIDDINEFPLILGCSVRKNMIPVLGYLEKIGIPRPKLGEFIKNYPQVLHASVIVELAPVIKLLRGLDVEKEDIGYVLQKYPELLGFKLEGTMSTSVAYLVSIGVNPRDIGPMVTQYPFFLGMRVGTMIKPLVEFIVSLGLPKKIVARMLEKRAYILGYDLGETVKPNIDCLLSFGIRKELLPSVIAQYPLILGLPLKAKMSSQQFFFDLKLKIDPAGFAQVIEKMPQMVSLHQHVIIKPAEFLLERGIASSDVAKMIVQCPQLLACRVPLMKNSYYFFKSDMGRPIKELVDFPEYFTYSLESRIKPRYQRLQSKGISCSLNWFLNCSDQRFEERLKGEFIETESLRPSFCMGGRLELPSNETIVSDDEDECDEQLHRRIVSL; this is translated from the coding sequence ATGACTGCATTGTCATTTCTGAGGCCAAGAAAATCTGCTATCTGCTCCTTGGTTTTTGGCATTTCCCCTCaagtttttgagaaatttggcTTATTCTGCCCCAAGATTGTTAAATCCTTCCTGAATCCATGTGCCCATCAATCGCACATTCAAAGCTTTTGGAGGGTTTTTCCATTAGGTGTACTGTATTCGACTCAATCCTCAAAACTTCCTGAATATGAAATGCCTACGGTCACATGGGGAGCTGTTCAAGGgcgaaaagaaaaacttgtgtCCCGTGTCATAATCTGTGACTACTTAAAGAGTTTGGGGATTGTTCCTGATGAATTAGAACACTTGGAGTTGCCTTCTACTGTTGAAGTCATGAGAGAGCGTGTCGAGTTTCTTCAGAAGTTAGGATTGACAATCGATGACATTAACGAGTTCCCATTAATTCTAGGCTGTAGTGTTCGCAAAAATATGATACCTGTTCTAGGTTACTTAGAGAAAATTGGGATTCCAAGGCCGAAACTTGGAGAATTTATTAAGAATTATCCACAGGTCTTGCATGCCAGTGTCATTGTTGAGCTTGCTCCCGTCATTAAGCTTCTTCGTGGGCTCGATGTCGAGAAAGAAGATATTGGATATGTCCTCCAGAAATACCCTGAGCTTCTGGGTTTCAAGCTTGAGGGGACAATGAGTACATCTGTTGCATATCTTGTGAGTATAGGTGTTAATCCGAGAGATATTGGACCAATGGTCACACAGTACCCGTTCTTTCTGGGGATGAGGGTTGGAACCATGATCAAGCCCCTTGTTGAGTTTATTGTTTCTCTAGGTTTGCCGAAGAAGATAGTAGCAAGAATGCTCGAGAAGCGAGCATACATACTTGGTTACGATCTTGGAGAGACAGTGAAACCCAATATAGATTGCTTGCTAAGCTTTGGGATTAGGAAGGAGCTGCTTCCTTCAGTGATTGCACAATATCCACTAATTCTGGGGTTGCCTTTGAAAGCTAAGATGTCTTCTCAGCAATTCTTCTTTGACCTAAAGCTCAAGATTGATCCTGCAGGGTTCGCACAGGTGATCGAAAAAATGCCACAGATGGTCAGCCTTCACCAACATGTGATAATTAAACCTGCAGAATTCCTTCTTGAACGCGGTATAGCGTCCTCTGATGTAGCAAAGATGATCGTTCAATGCCCCCAGCTTCTTGCTTGTCGTGTACCACTCATGAAAAATAGTTACTACTTCTTCAAGTCTGATATGGGGAGGCCAATTAAAGAGCTTGTCGACTTCCCTGAATATTTTACATACAGTTTGGAATCGAGGATAAAACCAAGGTATCAGAGGCTGCAGAGCAAGGGAATCAGTTGTTCATTAAATTGGTTTCTCAACTGCAGTGATCAAAGGTTTGAGGAAAGACTGAAAGGTGAATTCATTGAGACAGAGAGTTTGAGGCCATCATTTTGTATGGGAGGGAGGTTAGAGCTGCCAAGTAATGAGACTATTGTGTCAGATGATGAGGATGAGTGTGATGAACAACTTCATAGACGCATTGTTTCTCTTTAG